One region of Flavobacterium sp. GSB-24 genomic DNA includes:
- a CDS encoding methylmalonyl-CoA mutase subunit beta, producing the protein MATNLFDDFNPISSKQWKQKIQFELDGADYNQTVIWNSPEDIQVKPFYHNDEFTKAANVNTQASDFKICQNIFVYDVDKSIERALNTLQRGAESLRFTIENDKIDIQKLLEDLPLENKIVYFNFNFISIDFVKKLDTISIQKKAYFYCNFDPIGQLARDGNWFTTSEKNNFETLDLLFKNTTNLNLLSVDVGLYQNSGANITQQIAYSLAHANEYLNRFSELTKPIVFQISVGTNYFFEIAKLRALRMLFDLIAKEYNSKIKCHFLVTPTKRNKTIYDYNVNMLRTTTECMSAILGGADAIANLPYDALYHKDNEFGDRIARNQLLILKHESYFDKVNNPADGSYYIESLTMQLAEKALTLFKDVEANGGFLKLLNDGTIKKKIQESANKEQELFDSKKEILLGTNKYPNKEDRMKHDLELFPFVKIKPRKTLITPIIEKRLSEKMEQERLEQE; encoded by the coding sequence ATGGCCACTAACCTATTCGACGATTTTAATCCGATTTCATCCAAACAATGGAAACAAAAAATTCAGTTTGAATTAGATGGAGCCGATTATAATCAAACTGTTATTTGGAATTCGCCAGAAGATATTCAGGTAAAACCTTTCTATCACAACGATGAATTCACCAAAGCAGCTAATGTAAATACTCAGGCATCAGATTTTAAAATCTGCCAGAATATCTTTGTTTATGATGTCGATAAATCTATCGAACGAGCTTTAAACACATTACAAAGAGGTGCAGAGAGTCTTCGTTTTACTATAGAAAATGACAAAATTGATATTCAAAAATTACTAGAGGATCTTCCTTTAGAAAACAAAATCGTTTACTTTAATTTCAATTTTATCTCAATCGATTTCGTTAAAAAATTAGATACAATTTCAATCCAAAAAAAGGCTTATTTTTATTGCAATTTTGATCCTATTGGACAATTAGCACGCGACGGAAATTGGTTTACAACTTCAGAGAAAAATAATTTTGAAACTTTAGATTTACTATTTAAAAATACAACCAACTTAAATCTCTTAAGCGTAGATGTAGGTTTATATCAAAATTCGGGTGCAAATATTACCCAGCAGATTGCATACAGTCTAGCGCATGCTAACGAATACCTGAATCGTTTTTCTGAATTAACGAAACCAATTGTTTTTCAAATCTCTGTTGGAACCAATTATTTCTTCGAAATTGCAAAACTTCGCGCACTTAGAATGCTTTTCGATTTAATAGCTAAAGAATACAATTCTAAAATAAAATGCCATTTTTTGGTAACGCCGACAAAACGAAATAAAACGATTTACGATTATAATGTTAACATGCTTCGTACAACAACAGAATGCATGTCGGCAATTTTAGGAGGTGCAGATGCAATTGCTAATTTGCCATACGATGCCTTGTATCACAAAGACAATGAATTTGGAGACCGCATCGCCAGAAACCAGCTTTTGATTTTAAAACACGAAAGCTATTTTGACAAAGTAAATAATCCAGCTGATGGAAGTTATTATATCGAAAGTTTAACGATGCAGCTCGCCGAAAAAGCTTTAACCTTGTTTAAAGATGTTGAAGCTAATGGAGGTTTCTTGAAGCTTTTAAATGATGGAACAATCAAAAAGAAAATTCAGGAAAGCGCCAATAAAGAACAGGAATTATTTGATTCTAAAAAGGAAATTCTTTTAGGAACAAATAAATATCCGAACAAAGAAGACAGAATGAAGCATGATTTAGAACTGTTCCCTTTTGTCAAAATCAAACCAAGAAAAACATTAATTACGCCCATAATCGAAAAAAGACTTTCAGAAAAAATGGAACAGGAACGATTAGAACAAGAATAA
- the udk gene encoding uridine kinase, which yields MLIIGIAGGTGSGKTTVVHQIMNELPHTEVGVISQDSYYKETTNLSFDERALINFDHPRAIDFELLEKHLKALKAGETIDQPVYSFVQHNRTDDTVSTHPRKVMIVEGILILTNPELREMFDIKIFVHADSDERLIRRLKRDISERGRDIDEVLNRYQTTLKPMHEQFIEPSKAFADIIIPNDKYNTVAIDVVRAVINQRIS from the coding sequence ATGCTCATTATTGGAATTGCAGGAGGAACAGGAAGTGGAAAAACCACAGTAGTACACCAAATTATGAATGAATTGCCACACACCGAAGTTGGGGTGATTTCTCAAGATTCGTACTATAAAGAAACAACCAATTTGTCTTTTGACGAAAGAGCATTAATTAATTTTGACCACCCGCGCGCTATCGATTTTGAATTGTTAGAAAAACATTTAAAAGCTTTAAAAGCTGGAGAAACAATCGATCAGCCTGTTTATTCTTTTGTACAGCACAATAGAACAGATGACACGGTTTCAACTCATCCTCGAAAAGTGATGATTGTAGAAGGAATTCTTATTTTAACAAATCCAGAATTACGTGAAATGTTCGATATTAAAATCTTCGTTCACGCAGATTCTGATGAAAGATTAATTCGTCGTCTAAAAAGAGATATTTCAGAACGCGGACGTGATATTGACGAAGTTTTAAACCGTTACCAAACGACTTTAAAGCCTATGCACGAGCAATTTATCGAGCCGTCTAAAGCTTTTGCAGACATTATTATCCCTAATGACAAATACAATACAGTAGCAATTGATGTAGTTCGTGCAGTAATTAATCAGCGAATTTCATAA
- the mltG gene encoding endolytic transglycosylase MltG has product MTLKKIITISAVAVISVLMIYGFILISKIFSSNTKFEEKELYVYVPTDATYADVKKILSPYIKNFDNFEMVAEKRDYPENVKSGRFLLKKDMNNIDLVRAMRSNIPVKLVFNNQERLENFAGRIGSEIEADSLSLLKAIKDSTFLAANGFNEDNVFAMFIPNTYEIYWNTSAEKFRDKMIKEYNNFWTADRIAKAKAQGLTPVQATILASIVHKESVKKDERPRIAGVYLNRLRLEMPLQADPTVIYALKLRDNNFDQVIKRVFYNDLVMRSPYNTYVNKGLPPGPIAMPDITALEAVLNPEKNDYIYFCASVERFGYHEFAATLAEHNVNAKKYSDWIASQGVTR; this is encoded by the coding sequence TTGACTCTAAAAAAAATTATCACAATAAGTGCCGTAGCCGTAATTTCAGTCTTAATGATTTATGGTTTTATTTTAATCAGTAAAATTTTTAGTTCTAATACTAAGTTTGAAGAAAAAGAATTATATGTATATGTACCTACAGATGCAACTTATGCTGATGTAAAAAAGATATTATCGCCTTACATCAAAAATTTCGACAATTTTGAAATGGTTGCCGAAAAGAGAGATTATCCAGAAAATGTAAAATCTGGACGTTTTCTTTTAAAGAAAGACATGAACAATATTGATCTAGTACGAGCAATGCGTTCTAATATTCCAGTGAAATTGGTTTTTAATAATCAAGAACGTTTAGAGAATTTTGCCGGAAGAATTGGTTCAGAAATAGAAGCAGACAGTTTATCATTATTAAAAGCCATAAAAGATTCTACTTTCTTAGCAGCAAATGGTTTTAATGAAGATAATGTTTTTGCCATGTTTATTCCAAATACTTATGAAATCTATTGGAATACTTCGGCAGAGAAGTTTCGTGATAAAATGATTAAGGAATACAATAATTTCTGGACAGCTGATAGAATTGCTAAAGCAAAAGCGCAAGGATTAACTCCTGTTCAAGCTACGATTTTGGCATCTATTGTTCATAAAGAGTCAGTTAAAAAAGATGAAAGACCGCGTATTGCTGGTGTTTACTTAAACCGACTTCGTCTAGAAATGCCATTACAGGCAGATCCAACTGTTATTTATGCATTGAAATTAAGAGACAATAATTTTGATCAAGTTATTAAAAGAGTTTTTTATAACGATTTGGTAATGAGATCTCCGTATAATACTTATGTAAATAAAGGACTTCCTCCAGGACCAATCGCTATGCCTGATATTACAGCGTTAGAAGCAGTTTTAAATCCAGAGAAAAACGATTATATTTATTTCTGTGCAAGTGTAGAGCGTTTCGGATATCATGAATTTGCGGCAACATTGGCAGAACATAATGTAAATGCAAAGAAATATTCTGACTGGATCGCTAGTCAGGGTGTAACAAGATAA
- the scpA gene encoding methylmalonyl-CoA mutase, with translation MRKDLKHIKLEVKSEELSEPTHNPEDLEQNFTTAEGIEIKKTYSEKDIEDLEFLDFGAGFAPNLRGPYATMYVRRPWTIRQYAGFSTAEESNAFYRKNLAAGQKGLSIAFDLPTHRGYDSDHERVVGDVGKAGVAIDSVEDMKVLFDQIPLDEMSVSMTMNGAVLPIMAFYIVAAEEQGVAPEKLAGTIQNDILKEFMVRNTYIYPPAPSMKIIADIFEFTSKKMPKFNSISISGYHMQEAGATADIELAYTLADGLEYIRTGLSTGMTIDEFAPRLSFFWAIGMNHFMEIAKMRAGRMIWAKLLQQFNPKSDKSLALRTHCQTSGWSLTEQDPFNNVARTCIEAAAAVFGGTQSLHTNALDEAIALPTDFSARIARNTQIFLQEETKITKTVDPWAGSYYVESLTNDITEKTWKLIEEVEELGGMTKAIEAGIPKLRIEEAAARKQARIDSGQDIIVGVNQYRLEKEDPLDILDVDNQLVRKQQVERLEEIKRTRNTEKVNNSLEKLILCAQTGQGNLLENAIEAARNRATLGEISNALETVFGRFKAQIKSFSGVYSAAIKNDENFERAKQLADVFAKQEGRRPRIMIAKMGQDGHDRGAKVVATGYADVGFDVDIGPLFQTPAEAAKQAVENDVHILGVSSLAAGHKTLVPQVIEELKKHGRDDIMVIVGGVIPSQDYQFLFDAGAAAVFGPGTKISEAAIKILEALIE, from the coding sequence ATGAGAAAAGACCTTAAACATATAAAGTTGGAAGTTAAAAGTGAAGAGCTAAGCGAACCAACGCATAACCCAGAAGACTTAGAACAAAACTTCACTACTGCGGAAGGAATTGAGATTAAAAAAACTTATTCTGAAAAGGATATCGAAGATTTAGAATTTCTTGATTTCGGAGCTGGTTTTGCACCTAATTTACGCGGTCCATATGCAACAATGTATGTACGACGCCCGTGGACGATACGTCAATATGCTGGATTTTCTACTGCGGAAGAAAGTAACGCTTTTTACAGAAAGAATTTAGCAGCAGGTCAAAAAGGACTTTCAATAGCTTTTGATTTACCTACACACCGCGGGTACGATTCTGACCATGAAAGAGTTGTGGGTGACGTTGGAAAAGCCGGCGTTGCAATAGATTCTGTTGAAGATATGAAAGTGCTTTTTGACCAGATTCCACTTGATGAAATGTCGGTTTCAATGACGATGAATGGAGCCGTTTTACCCATTATGGCTTTTTATATTGTCGCTGCAGAAGAACAAGGGGTTGCTCCAGAAAAATTGGCAGGAACAATTCAAAATGATATTTTGAAAGAGTTCATGGTACGAAACACCTATATCTACCCTCCTGCTCCTTCGATGAAAATAATTGCTGATATTTTTGAATTTACTAGCAAAAAAATGCCAAAATTCAATTCTATCTCTATTTCTGGTTATCATATGCAGGAAGCTGGAGCCACTGCCGATATTGAATTGGCCTACACTTTAGCAGATGGTTTAGAATACATTCGAACAGGATTATCAACAGGAATGACAATTGATGAATTTGCTCCGAGGCTATCTTTCTTTTGGGCAATCGGGATGAACCATTTTATGGAAATTGCAAAAATGAGAGCCGGCCGAATGATCTGGGCAAAATTGTTACAGCAGTTTAATCCGAAAAGTGACAAATCTTTGGCTTTAAGAACACACTGTCAAACTAGCGGCTGGAGTTTAACCGAACAAGATCCGTTTAATAATGTTGCCCGAACTTGTATTGAAGCTGCTGCAGCCGTTTTTGGAGGCACACAATCGCTTCATACCAATGCCTTAGATGAGGCAATTGCGCTTCCAACAGATTTCTCCGCAAGAATTGCTCGTAATACTCAAATTTTTCTTCAGGAGGAAACTAAGATTACTAAAACAGTTGATCCGTGGGCTGGAAGTTATTATGTGGAAAGTTTAACTAATGACATCACAGAAAAAACTTGGAAATTAATTGAGGAAGTTGAGGAATTAGGCGGCATGACTAAGGCAATTGAAGCTGGAATTCCCAAACTTCGAATTGAAGAAGCCGCCGCAAGAAAACAAGCGCGTATCGACAGCGGACAGGATATTATTGTGGGTGTGAATCAATATCGATTGGAAAAAGAAGATCCGTTAGATATTTTGGATGTTGATAACCAATTGGTTCGAAAACAGCAGGTCGAACGATTAGAAGAAATAAAAAGAACAAGGAATACGGAAAAAGTAAATAATTCACTAGAAAAACTAATCCTTTGTGCACAAACAGGACAGGGAAACTTATTAGAAAATGCAATTGAAGCCGCTAGAAACAGAGCAACATTGGGCGAAATTAGTAATGCATTGGAAACTGTTTTTGGTCGGTTTAAAGCACAAATCAAATCTTTTAGCGGTGTGTATAGTGCAGCAATAAAAAATGACGAAAATTTTGAGCGGGCAAAACAACTAGCTGATGTTTTTGCTAAACAAGAAGGTAGACGACCTAGAATTATGATTGCAAAAATGGGTCAGGACGGCCACGACCGAGGTGCAAAAGTAGTCGCAACAGGTTATGCCGATGTTGGTTTTGACGTTGATATTGGTCCGTTATTTCAAACTCCAGCTGAAGCAGCGAAACAAGCTGTAGAAAATGATGTGCATATTTTAGGAGTTTCTTCACTTGCAGCCGGTCATAAAACATTGGTCCCGCAGGTTATAGAAGAATTAAAAAAACATGGCCGTGATGATATTATGGTAATTGTAGGCGGTGTTATTCCGTCTCAGGACTATCAATTTTTGTTTGATGCGGGAGCTGCTGCCGTGTTTGGTCCTGGAACTAAAATCAGTGAAGCTGCTATTAAAATCTTGGAGGCCTTGATTGAGTAA
- a CDS encoding GNAT family protein — MITLKGDSIYLRALEPQDLEFIYSIENDENIWEVSNTQTPYSRFLIKQYLENAHQDIYEAKQLRLAICQDEDFPAVGLIDLFDFDPRNNRAGIGIVIQKEENQGKNIGSEALELLIKYSFYNLNLHQLYANIGVQNVASLALFTKFGFKKIGIKKDWILYHNHYQDEAIFQLINKQI; from the coding sequence ATGATAACATTAAAAGGAGATTCCATTTATCTGCGTGCACTTGAGCCTCAAGATTTAGAGTTCATCTATTCGATAGAAAATGATGAGAATATCTGGGAAGTTAGCAATACGCAAACGCCTTACAGCCGTTTTTTGATTAAACAATATTTAGAAAATGCCCATCAAGATATTTATGAAGCAAAACAACTTCGTTTGGCAATCTGTCAGGATGAAGATTTTCCTGCTGTTGGATTAATTGATTTATTTGATTTTGATCCTAGAAATAATAGGGCAGGAATTGGGATTGTTATTCAGAAAGAAGAAAATCAAGGAAAAAATATTGGTTCTGAGGCTCTAGAACTTTTAATAAAGTATTCCTTTTATAATTTAAATCTCCATCAATTGTATGCAAATATTGGTGTACAAAATGTAGCTAGTCTTGCACTTTTTACTAAATTTGGTTTTAAGAAAATCGGAATAAAGAAAGATTGGATCTTGTATCATAACCACTATCAAGATGAAGCAATTTTTCAATTAATTAATAAACAAATTTAA
- a CDS encoding septum formation initiator family protein has protein sequence MKLKNPYKDKKWFKYLGNKYVWVLLFFIVWMLFLDNYSYFDHRFLDQQINELQDNKKYYQEEIKKDQEQIKQLKNPEQIEKYAREKYFMKKDSEDIYIIQFEGDTIPEKE, from the coding sequence ATGAAATTAAAAAATCCATATAAAGACAAAAAATGGTTCAAATACCTTGGAAACAAATACGTTTGGGTTTTGCTGTTTTTTATTGTTTGGATGTTATTTTTAGACAATTACTCTTATTTTGATCATCGCTTTTTAGATCAGCAAATAAATGAACTTCAGGATAATAAAAAGTATTATCAGGAAGAAATCAAAAAAGATCAGGAACAGATCAAGCAATTAAAAAATCCAGAACAAATTGAGAAATACGCCCGTGAAAAGTATTTCATGAAAAAAGACAGCGAAGATATCTACATCATACAATTTGAAGGAGACACTATTCCAGAAAAAGAATAA